The following proteins are co-located in the Acidimicrobiales bacterium genome:
- a CDS encoding glycosyltransferase family 39 protein — MAAWRDSPNSATTADPADLGVATVDRPWRWVALAAALACGLGLLELGTDSFWVDDGFTLTHTSLGNADFWRVITDHEMNAALYSVLMHGWVQVGQDETWMRLPSVLFATAVVPVLYLLGRRLFDERVGVTAAFLIAVNAFVVEYAHEARTYAFTLLLASASVLLLVRYVQEPGRGRWWAWVAATALLPHAHFFGLLVVGAQALAVLVRGTLPTPRRGLLGGFAVVGVATLPIVWFLSTGGDQGQVDNAPVLSPVRFVGAFARLVGNGGPVLLALAGVAIGFALWAGVRRARAERGVGSEQTWAVVLLVAWVAVPILTMAVLSVVKPLFGARYFLLIAPSLTLLVAAGVWAIPWRRLGVALLGLIIAISIVATAFFYPRAAHDDFRAATAYVLDHAEPGDAIVFQPWFTRVTFTVYADRSPEQRDELIPLDPDPDWGEWLLIDEPPDLTTERADTLIEGHDRIWVLERAGTEDAPQAGDAAVMTDALAANGYAAVDEQSFPGLDVTLYEAG; from the coding sequence GTGGCTGCGTGGCGCGATTCGCCCAACTCGGCCACCACGGCCGACCCGGCCGACCTCGGGGTGGCGACCGTCGACCGACCCTGGCGGTGGGTGGCGCTCGCGGCGGCACTCGCGTGCGGCCTCGGCCTGCTCGAGCTGGGCACGGACAGCTTCTGGGTGGACGACGGCTTCACGCTCACCCACACGAGCCTCGGCAACGCCGACTTCTGGCGGGTGATCACCGACCACGAGATGAACGCGGCCCTCTACTCGGTGCTGATGCACGGCTGGGTGCAGGTCGGTCAGGACGAGACCTGGATGCGCCTGCCGTCGGTCCTCTTCGCGACCGCCGTCGTCCCGGTCCTCTACCTCCTCGGGCGGCGACTGTTCGACGAGCGCGTCGGGGTGACCGCCGCGTTCCTGATCGCCGTCAATGCGTTCGTGGTCGAGTACGCCCACGAGGCCAGGACCTATGCCTTCACCCTGCTCCTCGCGTCCGCGAGCGTGCTGCTCCTCGTGCGCTACGTGCAGGAGCCGGGCCGGGGGCGCTGGTGGGCCTGGGTGGCGGCGACCGCACTCCTCCCCCACGCCCACTTCTTCGGACTCCTCGTCGTGGGTGCCCAGGCACTGGCCGTGCTCGTCCGGGGTACGTTGCCGACACCTCGCCGGGGCCTCCTCGGTGGGTTCGCCGTCGTCGGCGTGGCCACCCTGCCCATCGTGTGGTTCCTCTCGACCGGCGGCGATCAGGGTCAGGTCGACAACGCGCCCGTGCTGTCCCCGGTGCGCTTCGTCGGGGCGTTCGCCCGACTCGTCGGCAACGGCGGGCCGGTGCTCCTCGCCCTCGCCGGCGTCGCCATCGGCTTCGCCCTCTGGGCCGGTGTCCGACGCGCCCGAGCCGAGCGGGGCGTCGGCAGCGAGCAGACCTGGGCCGTGGTGCTGCTGGTGGCATGGGTGGCGGTGCCCATCCTCACCATGGCCGTCCTCTCGGTGGTCAAGCCGCTGTTCGGTGCCCGCTACTTCCTCCTGATCGCGCCGTCGCTGACACTGCTCGTCGCCGCCGGCGTGTGGGCCATTCCGTGGAGGCGGCTGGGGGTCGCGCTGCTCGGGCTCATCATCGCGATCTCCATCGTCGCGACAGCGTTCTTCTACCCCCGCGCCGCGCACGACGACTTCCGAGCAGCCACGGCCTACGTGCTCGACCACGCCGAGCCCGGCGACGCGATCGTGTTCCAGCCGTGGTTCACCCGGGTCACGTTCACCGTCTACGCGGACCGCTCACCCGAGCAGCGAGACGAGCTCATCCCCCTCGACCCCGATCCAGACTGGGGTGAGTGGCTCCTCATCGACGAGCCTCCCGACCTGACAACCGAGCGTGCCGACACGCTCATCGAGGGCCACGACCGCATCTGGGTCCTCGAACGGGCCGGCACGGAGGACGCCCCCCAGGCCGGCGATGCTGCCGTGATGACCGACGCCCTGGCGGCCAACGGCTACGCAGCCGTCGACGAGCAGTCCTTCCCCGGGCTCGACGTCACCCTTTACGAAGCCGGTTGA
- a CDS encoding glycosyltransferase family 39 protein encodes MARSLADAPPSGAPRPHSTDSAPAAASWPVAPRTVALIATVLAGALSLFHLGHKSLWLDEGYSVGHARMPWGDFWTVLTEREANGALHSLILFPWLRVAEAEWWLRLPSALAMTATVPVLYLLVKRLFDERVGATAALLLAVNGFALQFAQEARSYALVMFMGTLSTLLYVAFVQDGRRGQWWAWVGVSVLLPYAHLFGWLVLGVQATAALLRRGDLARPTRRLVAGFATIAVLGGIVLLLIATGEESGQAEGIPTVSPVRFLGVYARVAGNAGIPLLVVFAALAGYVAWVYGRQLLPLRPFRPTEAQWGVLLLGVWLLLPPVAIGIVSPVQPLFGARYFIILVPAAATLLALGIHTVPKGWVRRVTAVVVGVLVVAGAVGWYLRPSADDIRAAARVVAADARPGDAAVFLPWFEQLPFDAYAVRDGRIDGVVQPVWPDAGWGTFVPDHQDHPDAEEITAVVEGADRLWLVVRDDRGEDDERDVVAYLEALGRDHREVSRSDLDGVDVYLFERG; translated from the coding sequence ATGGCCCGCTCCCTCGCTGACGCGCCGCCCTCCGGCGCGCCACGCCCGCATTCGACCGACTCGGCCCCGGCGGCCGCCTCCTGGCCAGTCGCGCCCCGCACGGTCGCGCTGATCGCCACGGTCCTCGCCGGCGCGCTCAGCCTCTTCCACCTCGGCCACAAGAGCCTGTGGCTCGACGAGGGCTACAGCGTCGGGCATGCCCGGATGCCCTGGGGCGACTTCTGGACGGTGCTCACCGAGCGCGAGGCCAACGGTGCCCTGCACTCGCTGATCCTCTTTCCCTGGCTGCGGGTCGCCGAGGCGGAGTGGTGGCTGCGGCTGCCCAGCGCCCTGGCGATGACCGCAACCGTGCCGGTGCTCTACCTCCTCGTCAAGCGGCTCTTCGACGAGCGGGTGGGGGCGACCGCCGCACTGTTGCTCGCGGTCAACGGCTTCGCCCTCCAGTTCGCCCAAGAGGCGCGGTCCTACGCGCTCGTCATGTTCATGGGCACGCTCAGCACCCTGCTGTACGTCGCCTTCGTGCAGGACGGACGCCGGGGCCAGTGGTGGGCCTGGGTCGGGGTCTCCGTGCTCCTCCCCTACGCCCATCTCTTCGGATGGCTCGTACTCGGCGTGCAGGCGACCGCCGCGTTGTTGCGGCGGGGCGACCTCGCTCGGCCCACCCGTCGTCTGGTCGCGGGGTTCGCGACCATCGCGGTGTTGGGTGGCATCGTGCTCCTGCTGATCGCGACGGGCGAGGAGAGCGGACAGGCCGAAGGCATCCCGACGGTGAGCCCGGTGCGCTTCCTCGGGGTCTACGCCCGAGTCGCCGGCAACGCCGGCATCCCCCTCCTCGTGGTCTTCGCGGCGCTGGCCGGTTACGTCGCCTGGGTCTACGGCCGGCAGCTGCTCCCCCTCCGACCGTTCCGGCCCACCGAGGCTCAGTGGGGAGTGCTCCTGCTGGGTGTGTGGCTGCTCCTGCCCCCCGTCGCCATCGGCATCGTCTCCCCGGTGCAGCCCCTCTTCGGCGCCCGCTACTTCATCATCCTCGTCCCCGCGGCGGCGACCCTGCTCGCGCTCGGCATCCACACCGTCCCCAAGGGCTGGGTCCGCCGGGTCACGGCGGTGGTCGTCGGCGTGCTGGTGGTCGCCGGGGCGGTGGGCTGGTATCTGCGGCCGTCCGCCGACGACATCCGCGCCGCCGCCCGGGTGGTCGCCGCCGATGCCCGCCCGGGCGACGCCGCGGTCTTCCTTCCCTGGTTCGAACAGCTGCCCTTCGACGCGTACGCCGTCCGCGACGGACGCATCGACGGCGTGGTCCAACCGGTCTGGCCCGACGCCGGCTGGGGCACGTTCGTGCCCGACCACCAGGATCATCCCGACGCCGAAGAGATCACCGCGGTCGTCGAGGGCGCCGATCGCCTGTGGCTCGTCGTGCGCGACGACCGCGGCGAGGACGACGAGCGAGACGTGGTGGCGTACCTCGAGGCGCTGGGACGAGACCATCGCGAGGTGAGCCGAAGCGACCTCGACGGCGTGGACGTCTACCTGTTCGAGCGGGGCTGA
- a CDS encoding glycosyltransferase, translating to MALVTLVIPVRGSLGVVTPLLDALEPQAEHAGTTVRVVVVDDANDVPLAADLEERAHRHLTLDVVRREANGGPGASRNTGFALVDTPWVAFLDADVVPAPDWLERLTAIISVDDPPDVVEGRMAVGGDEPATPFAHATEAVPPEQRVAANLIFRSEVLRAAGGFDERFYDPGRRVHFREDAELAFRLEAEGRRFAYEPDLLVVHPPLPPSFWTPVKLARRYYFDPLLSREHPEAFRALNRSRMVGPVSLRRARHDAAVLFVAGAGATAVGLATRKPAVARVGLVALVVGWLANIVALAWKKEVRPRDVLPVAAVATLVPWAYLANYWRGVVHFRHRPRL from the coding sequence GTGGCCCTCGTGACCCTCGTCATCCCCGTGCGCGGCTCGCTCGGCGTGGTGACCCCCCTGCTCGATGCCCTCGAGCCGCAGGCAGAGCACGCAGGCACCACGGTACGAGTCGTCGTGGTGGACGACGCCAACGACGTCCCGCTTGCCGCCGACCTCGAGGAGCGGGCGCACCGCCACCTCACCCTCGACGTCGTGCGGCGCGAGGCCAACGGCGGCCCGGGCGCCTCACGCAACACCGGCTTCGCCCTCGTGGACACCCCGTGGGTGGCCTTCCTCGATGCCGACGTCGTCCCTGCCCCCGACTGGCTCGAGCGGCTCACCGCGATCATCTCGGTGGACGACCCGCCCGACGTGGTCGAAGGTCGCATGGCCGTCGGCGGGGACGAGCCGGCCACGCCCTTCGCCCATGCCACCGAGGCGGTGCCCCCCGAGCAGCGGGTGGCCGCCAACCTCATCTTCCGCAGCGAGGTGCTCCGCGCCGCGGGCGGCTTCGACGAGCGCTTCTACGACCCGGGCCGCCGCGTCCACTTCCGAGAGGATGCCGAGCTGGCCTTCCGCCTCGAGGCCGAGGGCCGACGCTTCGCGTACGAGCCCGACCTCTTGGTGGTGCACCCACCGTTGCCGCCATCGTTCTGGACGCCGGTCAAGCTGGCCCGCCGCTACTACTTCGACCCTCTGCTCAGCCGCGAGCACCCCGAGGCCTTCCGCGCCCTCAACCGCAGCCGCATGGTGGGCCCGGTGTCGCTGCGACGGGCCCGCCACGATGCCGCCGTCCTCTTCGTGGCCGGCGCGGGGGCCACGGCCGTCGGGCTCGCCACGCGCAAGCCCGCGGTGGCCCGGGTCGGCCTCGTCGCCCTCGTGGTGGGCTGGCTGGCCAACATCGTCGCCCTCGCGTGGAAGAAGGAGGTACGGCCCCGTGACGTCCTTCCCGTCGCGGCGGTCGCGACTCTCGTCCCCTGGGCGTACCTCGCGAACTACTGGCGCGGTGTGGTGCACTTCCGCCATCGCCCGCGCCTCTGA
- a CDS encoding polysaccharide biosynthesis C-terminal domain-containing protein, which yields MTDAAPADAIPGSQRLARRMSRGFVALAGGRVATLALQLVAFAVVAASLGPAGVGAYTFAVAFYGLFAYVTNFGVRAIAMRDIAQQPERERELVTNLFYLRVIAGALAYAVLVVVLLLGGYSPVERQAALVTGVLLVVLALESFQVILEVRLRMGWVSIAAVVQGVVLAVGTVVVSVQDGGVVAYLWVFVASNAANFAIVGTVALRQSGRLRWRPRPAIWATLAKAAVLLGLAQLCITLYYRLDLLILAAIKPADDVGQYGAAYRVLETFVVVPSLAMTVLTPVIASSVVAGIAVLQRRYGHLMHVVALASFPVAVAGLLTASRVFPALPGFEEFAGAGDALAILAIAAPCIFFGTVLSAVLVSGHQQGRLLAVSFVGLLLNVGLNIALIPPFSYIGAAVATSVTEVVVVIGLVRSLRRHLDVSWPWSRVLRAARASLVMAVVLVLGFPLPPFAQLALGLVAYVVALLPTGSLRWDDLGGLMGADGPTAVVGGPGDAEAAGSFAVDRSGPLRTWRALLGSGACVLVEDGMPVPAWAPAVARLAGCEPVSLRVVDPAPGGDRWRNRLWPWFLTSVKVVDSDGPRGDAVRARWPRLASRVVQANDAPMTAPAPGQRSDDGVEVEA from the coding sequence GTGACCGACGCCGCCCCCGCCGACGCGATCCCGGGGTCCCAGCGCCTGGCTCGGCGGATGTCCCGGGGCTTCGTCGCGCTCGCCGGTGGGCGGGTCGCGACCCTCGCCCTTCAGCTGGTCGCCTTCGCGGTGGTCGCCGCGTCCCTCGGCCCGGCCGGCGTCGGCGCGTACACGTTCGCGGTGGCCTTCTACGGGCTGTTCGCCTACGTGACCAACTTCGGCGTCCGGGCAATCGCCATGCGAGACATCGCGCAGCAACCCGAGCGCGAGCGCGAGCTGGTCACCAACCTCTTCTACCTCAGGGTGATCGCTGGTGCCCTGGCCTACGCCGTCCTCGTCGTGGTCCTGTTGCTGGGCGGCTACTCGCCGGTCGAGCGCCAGGCCGCTCTGGTCACCGGCGTGCTCCTGGTCGTGCTCGCCCTCGAGTCGTTCCAGGTGATCCTGGAGGTGCGCCTCCGCATGGGCTGGGTGTCCATCGCCGCCGTGGTCCAAGGGGTGGTCCTGGCCGTCGGCACCGTGGTCGTGTCTGTGCAGGACGGTGGCGTGGTCGCGTACCTCTGGGTGTTCGTCGCCTCCAACGCCGCCAACTTCGCCATTGTGGGCACCGTCGCCCTGCGCCAGTCGGGCCGCCTGCGCTGGAGGCCCCGTCCGGCCATCTGGGCCACCCTCGCCAAGGCCGCCGTCCTGTTGGGGCTGGCCCAGCTCTGCATCACGCTCTACTACCGGCTGGACCTGCTGATCCTCGCCGCCATCAAGCCCGCCGACGACGTCGGCCAGTACGGCGCCGCATACCGCGTCCTCGAGACCTTCGTGGTCGTGCCGTCGCTCGCCATGACCGTGCTCACACCGGTGATCGCGTCGAGCGTCGTGGCGGGGATCGCGGTGCTCCAGCGCCGCTACGGGCACCTGATGCACGTCGTGGCGCTGGCGTCGTTCCCGGTCGCCGTGGCGGGGTTGCTCACCGCGTCCCGGGTGTTCCCCGCGCTGCCCGGCTTCGAGGAGTTCGCGGGCGCCGGCGACGCGCTGGCCATCCTGGCGATCGCCGCGCCGTGCATCTTCTTCGGCACCGTGTTGTCGGCCGTGCTCGTGTCCGGCCACCAGCAGGGGCGTCTGCTCGCCGTGTCCTTCGTGGGACTGCTCCTCAACGTCGGGCTGAACATCGCACTCATCCCGCCGTTCTCCTACATCGGCGCCGCCGTGGCGACGTCCGTCACCGAGGTCGTCGTCGTGATCGGCCTGGTGCGCTCGCTCCGCCGTCACCTCGACGTGTCGTGGCCGTGGTCCCGCGTACTGCGGGCGGCCCGGGCATCGCTCGTGATGGCCGTGGTCCTCGTGCTCGGCTTCCCGCTCCCGCCGTTCGCGCAGCTGGCCCTCGGTCTGGTGGCCTACGTAGTGGCCCTGCTGCCCACCGGCTCGCTGCGGTGGGACGATCTGGGCGGCCTCATGGGCGCCGATGGTCCGACGGCGGTCGTCGGCGGTCCCGGCGACGCCGAGGCGGCCGGGTCGTTCGCGGTCGATCGGTCCGGTCCCCTCCGCACGTGGCGGGCATTGTTGGGCAGCGGGGCCTGCGTCCTCGTGGAGGACGGCATGCCCGTGCCCGCGTGGGCGCCGGCGGTGGCTCGTCTGGCGGGCTGTGAACCCGTGTCGCTGCGGGTCGTCGATCCGGCGCCGGGCGGCGACCGGTGGCGTAACCGGCTCTGGCCGTGGTTTCTCACGTCGGTGAAGGTCGTCGACTCCGACGGCCCCCGAGGGGACGCGGTCCGGGCCCGGTGGCCACGGCTCGCGAGCCGGGTGGTCCAGGCCAACGACGCGCCGATGACGGCACCGGCGCCAGGGCAGCGATCCGACGATGGGGTCGAGGTCGAGGCATGA
- a CDS encoding glycosyltransferase family 4 protein, translated as MSDPSVLLVHEFPGAFGGAERYLELLGAGLTAAGIATSAVVFVDDAGAAARLHDRLAAIAPDTRVVTGRSRPGPIRRAVRAHQPTVLHWNFVDPFAFRGASWLLLPWGRPSVITDHLPQLRHAGPHWEATRRLANRRIAAMIVVGEAARRAAAQRWARPPAIEVVPNGVPIGAGGVRAPIAGADVARLLFVGRLTEQKGTDLLVPVLEAVRAAGTPARLRVAGEGPQAGALAAEVAKAGLADQVDLVGFSPDPLAEMGEADVLLAPSTYEGLPFTPLEALSTGLPLVLSDIPPHVELAEQGAGAGAQVVAGRSPDDWARAVGRAIADLPAASRDALDLARAHDLATMVERTAAVYRRAEATLDEGGAAVS; from the coding sequence ATGAGCGACCCCTCTGTGCTGCTCGTGCACGAGTTTCCCGGTGCGTTCGGGGGCGCCGAGCGCTACCTCGAGCTTCTCGGCGCCGGGCTGACCGCGGCAGGCATCGCCACGAGTGCGGTCGTGTTCGTCGATGACGCCGGTGCCGCGGCGAGGCTCCACGATCGCCTTGCGGCCATCGCGCCGGACACCCGGGTGGTGACCGGACGGAGTCGGCCCGGCCCCATCCGCCGGGCGGTGCGGGCGCATCAACCGACCGTGCTGCACTGGAACTTCGTCGACCCGTTCGCCTTCCGAGGGGCCTCCTGGCTGCTGTTGCCCTGGGGGCGTCCCTCTGTGATCACCGACCACCTGCCGCAGCTCCGTCACGCCGGACCGCATTGGGAGGCCACCCGTCGACTCGCCAACCGGCGCATCGCTGCGATGATCGTGGTGGGTGAGGCTGCCCGCCGTGCGGCTGCGCAGCGCTGGGCGAGGCCGCCGGCCATCGAGGTGGTGCCGAACGGCGTGCCGATCGGCGCGGGTGGGGTCCGTGCGCCGATCGCGGGCGCCGACGTCGCACGGCTGCTGTTCGTCGGCCGTCTGACCGAGCAGAAGGGCACCGACCTCCTGGTTCCCGTGCTCGAGGCCGTACGGGCGGCGGGGACCCCTGCCCGGCTGCGTGTGGCCGGGGAGGGCCCGCAGGCGGGAGCGCTCGCCGCTGAGGTCGCCAAGGCGGGCCTCGCCGATCAGGTGGACCTCGTGGGCTTCTCGCCCGACCCACTCGCCGAGATGGGCGAGGCCGACGTCCTGCTGGCGCCGTCGACGTACGAGGGCCTGCCCTTCACCCCACTGGAGGCGCTGAGCACGGGTCTGCCGCTGGTCCTGTCCGACATCCCACCCCACGTCGAGCTCGCTGAGCAGGGTGCCGGGGCCGGTGCCCAGGTGGTGGCCGGTCGCTCGCCGGACGACTGGGCGCGGGCGGTCGGGCGGGCCATCGCGGATCTGCCCGCCGCCAGCCGGGACGCCCTTGACCTGGCGAGAGCGCACGACCTCGCGACGATGGTCGAGCGGACGGCGGCGGTCTATCGGCGGGCCGAGGCGACCCTCGACGAGGGCGGGGCCGCAGTCAGCTGA
- a CDS encoding O-antigen ligase family protein, with protein METPRSPTALAGALVATVIAGAAVGLVLGVGIAALGVFVPLAVIAGVGAFVLVQRPGLTFGLLVASVILFEDTTGALLTVEQWYEGLPGVLLGPTDLLLVVLVAGVAIEIGRDHDAERLLGPFTGPLLVLAAATLAGVVVGRSAGAGTLAIFPQVRPLIFFVIFVPVAGYVLAKQQRWRTALQVAAVLIPVKAAIGIATRLYGGELSPGQSPVTFYEPTMNFLMVVFLLTLLAAAIRRVQLPRWIWLSSPVVALSLLLSFRRSFWIALVLGLVIVGFLAAGRRSRPVVVLLLLAIGLSLWTVMSVGGSTDSTNPIIDRAQSLSPSRLNATSGDRYRLEEQRNVVAEVKAHPVEGLGLGIPWTQRYAVSELHPGGRYYTHVTPLWYWLKLGVLGVLAYVWLAGSAITVAYHRFRRAGDPLVRVVGLAVAAGWVGLLVAELTGPFTGIDFRLTIAVGTVLGWLTATGGPPGERQLTAAPPSSRVASARR; from the coding sequence ATGGAGACACCGCGCTCCCCCACCGCGCTCGCAGGGGCCCTCGTGGCCACCGTGATCGCCGGGGCCGCGGTCGGCCTGGTGCTGGGCGTGGGCATCGCTGCGCTCGGCGTCTTCGTGCCTCTCGCGGTGATCGCCGGCGTGGGCGCCTTCGTGCTCGTCCAACGACCCGGGCTCACGTTCGGGCTGCTCGTCGCCAGCGTCATCCTCTTCGAGGACACCACGGGGGCCTTGCTCACCGTGGAGCAGTGGTACGAGGGGCTTCCGGGAGTGCTCCTCGGGCCCACGGACCTGCTCCTCGTGGTCCTGGTGGCCGGCGTGGCCATCGAGATCGGCCGGGACCACGACGCCGAGCGGCTCCTGGGCCCTTTCACGGGACCGCTACTCGTGCTCGCCGCCGCCACGTTGGCGGGAGTCGTCGTGGGCCGCTCGGCCGGAGCGGGCACGCTGGCCATCTTCCCGCAGGTGCGGCCGCTGATCTTCTTCGTGATCTTCGTCCCAGTGGCTGGCTACGTACTCGCCAAGCAGCAACGCTGGCGGACCGCGCTTCAGGTCGCTGCGGTCCTCATCCCGGTGAAGGCCGCGATCGGCATCGCCACCCGCCTCTACGGCGGTGAACTCAGCCCCGGGCAGAGCCCTGTCACCTTCTACGAGCCCACCATGAACTTCCTCATGGTCGTGTTCCTGCTCACGCTGCTGGCCGCTGCCATCCGCCGGGTGCAGCTGCCTCGATGGATCTGGCTGTCGTCGCCGGTGGTCGCCCTGTCGCTGCTGCTCTCGTTCCGGCGCAGTTTCTGGATCGCCTTGGTCCTGGGCCTCGTGATCGTCGGCTTCCTGGCCGCCGGGCGCCGGAGCCGACCGGTCGTCGTGCTGCTGCTGCTCGCGATCGGTCTGTCGCTCTGGACCGTCATGAGCGTCGGCGGGTCGACGGACAGCACGAATCCGATCATCGACCGGGCGCAGTCCCTGTCCCCGTCACGCCTGAACGCGACCTCCGGCGACCGATACCGCCTCGAGGAGCAACGCAACGTGGTGGCCGAGGTGAAGGCGCACCCGGTCGAGGGCCTCGGCCTGGGCATCCCCTGGACCCAGCGGTACGCCGTGTCCGAGCTGCACCCGGGGGGCCGCTACTACACCCACGTCACCCCCCTCTGGTACTGGCTCAAGCTGGGGGTCCTGGGGGTGCTGGCCTACGTCTGGCTGGCCGGATCTGCCATCACGGTCGCGTACCACCGCTTCCGGCGCGCCGGCGATCCGCTGGTGCGCGTCGTGGGCCTCGCCGTGGCCGCGGGGTGGGTCGGCCTGCTCGTGGCCGAGCTGACGGGCCCGTTCACCGGCATCGACTTCCGCCTCACCATCGCCGTGGGCACCGTCCTGGGCTGGTTGACCGCGACCGGCGGACCACCAGGCGAGCGTCAGCTGACTGCGGCCCCGCCCTCGTCGAGGGTCGCCTCGGCCCGCCGATAG
- a CDS encoding DUF2029 domain-containing protein, giving the protein MTLGSPVVPDDPAEPTEAPTPEEPPTPSALLRGIGIVLIVLALVAGAYNLGQALFGPRLGQDFTAYYVAGRLIRAGDAPEMYGTQEEFQRQADRFGVTGPAAEGDRDGAVGGYDSVEPFLYPPVAAVALLPASLLPLGASKLVFLLVNLGAQFLAIWVLFSDRAPPIRRVLVLSGWCALLVLFPFFWGLYLGQANSLVFLACALALRRLRRGDQLGAGAWIAVAALIKVFPVVLLVLLVLKRQHRAVAASIVTMAALSLLTLPVVGVTTFQRFFTEVVPEITSRVEPFVRNQGISGTLHRLFTDNPYVDPVLRADGIVRPLTTLLALAAVALTIWFTTRRPPVAEPAPTRLDLEWGLWLTMAVLVSTISWEHYAVFLLFAWLPLTEYLLVRGTESLGDRALLAATAASFGVWALLLQSGDEYDALPTSVVLQPIVSAKFLATVVLFATTLVVLRRRRLAGVPA; this is encoded by the coding sequence GTGACCCTCGGGTCGCCGGTCGTGCCCGACGACCCGGCCGAGCCGACGGAGGCACCCACGCCCGAGGAACCCCCGACGCCCAGCGCACTGCTCCGGGGCATCGGCATCGTGCTCATCGTGCTGGCCCTGGTGGCCGGTGCCTACAACCTGGGCCAAGCGCTCTTCGGGCCCCGCCTCGGGCAGGACTTCACGGCCTACTACGTGGCCGGCCGGCTCATCCGGGCCGGCGACGCTCCTGAGATGTATGGCACCCAGGAAGAGTTCCAGCGCCAAGCCGATCGCTTCGGGGTGACCGGCCCTGCAGCCGAGGGAGATCGGGACGGCGCGGTCGGCGGCTACGACTCCGTCGAGCCGTTCCTCTATCCCCCGGTCGCCGCGGTGGCCCTGCTTCCGGCCTCGCTCCTGCCCTTGGGCGCGTCGAAGCTCGTCTTCCTGTTGGTGAACCTGGGCGCGCAGTTCCTCGCAATCTGGGTGCTGTTCTCGGACCGGGCGCCCCCGATTCGACGGGTCCTCGTCCTTTCCGGCTGGTGTGCGCTGCTCGTGCTGTTCCCGTTCTTCTGGGGCCTCTACCTCGGCCAGGCCAACTCGCTCGTCTTCCTCGCCTGCGCGCTGGCACTGCGCCGTCTGCGACGCGGCGACCAGCTCGGCGCCGGCGCCTGGATCGCCGTCGCCGCGCTCATCAAGGTGTTCCCCGTCGTCCTCCTGGTGCTGCTCGTCCTCAAGCGCCAGCACCGAGCCGTGGCGGCATCGATCGTGACGATGGCCGCACTCTCGCTGCTCACCCTCCCCGTCGTGGGGGTCACCACCTTCCAGCGGTTCTTCACCGAGGTCGTTCCCGAGATCACGAGTCGGGTCGAGCCGTTCGTCCGCAACCAGGGCATCTCGGGCACCCTCCACCGCCTCTTCACCGACAACCCCTACGTCGATCCCGTGCTGCGGGCCGACGGCATCGTGCGTCCGCTCACCACGCTCCTCGCCCTCGCCGCCGTCGCCCTGACGATCTGGTTCACCACGCGCCGGCCCCCCGTGGCCGAGCCGGCGCCGACCAGGCTCGACCTGGAGTGGGGCCTGTGGCTCACCATGGCGGTGCTGGTCTCGACCATCTCCTGGGAGCACTACGCGGTGTTCCTGCTCTTCGCCTGGCTCCCCCTCACCGAGTACCTCCTGGTCCGCGGCACGGAGTCGTTGGGCGACCGGGCGCTCCTCGCCGCCACGGCCGCCAGCTTCGGCGTGTGGGCCCTCCTGCTCCAGAGCGGCGACGAGTACGACGCCCTGCCCACGAGCGTCGTACTCCAGCCGATCGTCAGCGCGAAGTTCCTGGCCACGGTCGTCCTCTTCGCGACCACCCTCGTGGTCCTCCGCCGTCGACGGCTCGCCGGGGTGCCGGCGTGA